In Synechococcus sp. KORDI-52, one genomic interval encodes:
- a CDS encoding class I SAM-dependent methyltransferase, whose amino-acid sequence MTSFLRPLAYRYRWIYDTVTAVSSLSVGGVERLRGLGLEALQPHLKPGVAVLDLCCGSGEAAAPWLAAGYAVTGLDISARALDLAAQRHPSLERVEGLAEEPPLADASFSAIQLSVALHEFPRSDRERVLRSALRLLEPGGWLVLVDLHPAGPWLKLPQQLFCALFETDTATAMLEDNLPAELEQLGFSSVSQELLAGQALQRITATRPR is encoded by the coding sequence TCTTTTCTGAGGCCACTGGCCTACCGCTACCGCTGGATTTACGACACGGTCACAGCGGTGTCATCGCTGAGTGTGGGTGGGGTAGAGCGCCTGCGGGGCCTGGGGCTCGAGGCGTTGCAGCCCCATCTCAAGCCAGGCGTGGCGGTGCTTGATCTCTGCTGCGGCAGTGGCGAAGCAGCGGCCCCTTGGCTGGCGGCGGGCTATGCGGTGACGGGGCTCGATATTTCCGCCCGCGCCCTGGATCTCGCCGCCCAACGCCACCCCAGCCTGGAGCGGGTGGAGGGGCTGGCCGAAGAGCCCCCACTGGCCGATGCCAGCTTCAGCGCCATTCAGCTGAGCGTGGCCCTGCACGAATTCCCCCGCAGCGATCGTGAACGGGTGCTGCGCAGTGCCCTGAGGTTGCTGGAACCGGGCGGCTGGTTAGTGCTTGTGGATCTGCATCCAGCCGGACCCTGGCTGAAGCTTCCCCAACAGTTGTTTTGTGCCCTGTTTGAAACCGACACCGCCACCGCCATGCTGGAGGACAACCTCCCCGCCGAGCTGGAGCAACTCGGGTTCAGCAGCGTGAGCCAGGAGCTGCTGGCGGGACAGGCCCTGCAACGCATCACCGCCACTCGGCCTCGATAG
- the cobO gene encoding cob(I)yrinic acid a,c-diamide adenosyltransferase, producing the protein MSTNDLDQSAAELGMGGKLAPETDDAGYRKRMERRQQVQKQRVEERNKEKGLVLVFTGQGKGKTTAGLGLVLRTLGHGERVAIVQFIKGGWEPGEARSLQAFGEQVSWHALGEGFTWETQNRERDQHLVETAWQTALGYLRDASVKLVLLDELNVALKLGYIEPGTVIAGLNERPELTHVAVTGRGAPAELVERADLVTEMTLVHHPFREQGVKAQAGIEF; encoded by the coding sequence ATGAGCACGAACGACCTCGATCAATCCGCCGCGGAGCTGGGCATGGGGGGCAAGCTCGCCCCCGAAACCGACGACGCCGGATACCGCAAACGGATGGAGCGGCGCCAGCAGGTGCAAAAGCAACGTGTGGAGGAACGCAACAAGGAGAAGGGGCTGGTGCTGGTGTTCACCGGCCAGGGCAAAGGCAAAACCACCGCCGGGCTTGGGCTGGTGCTGCGCACCCTCGGCCATGGGGAGCGGGTGGCCATTGTTCAATTCATCAAGGGGGGCTGGGAACCCGGCGAAGCACGGTCCCTGCAGGCCTTCGGTGAGCAGGTGAGCTGGCATGCCCTGGGGGAAGGCTTCACCTGGGAGACCCAGAACCGAGAGCGGGATCAACACCTGGTGGAGACGGCCTGGCAGACGGCCCTGGGCTACCTGCGCGATGCCAGCGTGAAATTGGTGCTGCTCGACGAGCTCAATGTGGCCTTGAAACTGGGCTATATCGAGCCCGGCACGGTGATCGCCGGATTGAACGAGCGACCGGAGCTCACCCACGTTGCGGTGACCGGCCGGGGCGCACCAGCCGAGCTGGTGGAGCGGGCCGATCTGGTGACAGAGATGACCCTGGTGCATCACCCCTTCCGCGAACAGGGGGTGAAGGCCCAGGCGGGCATCGAGTTTTAA
- the pyrH gene encoding UMP kinase — protein MTYTRVLLKLSGEALMGSQGYGIDPAIVQSIASDVAKVVANGTQLAIVVGGGNIFRGLKGSAAGMERATADYVGMLATVMNAITLQDGLERAGVPTRVQTAIAMQEVAEPYIRRKAIRHLEKNRVVVFGAGCGNPFFTTDTTAALRAAEINADVVFKATKVDGVYDKDPAKHIDAVKHAQLSYQDVLSGELGVMDSTAIALCKDNNIPIVVFNLFEPGNIGRAVAGEPIGSRIGDPA, from the coding sequence ATGACCTACACACGCGTCCTGCTGAAACTCAGCGGCGAAGCTCTGATGGGATCTCAGGGCTATGGCATCGACCCCGCCATTGTTCAATCGATTGCCTCCGATGTAGCCAAGGTGGTGGCCAATGGCACCCAGCTGGCGATCGTCGTGGGCGGCGGCAACATCTTTCGCGGCCTCAAGGGTTCTGCGGCGGGTATGGAACGGGCGACAGCTGACTACGTCGGCATGTTGGCCACGGTGATGAACGCCATCACCCTCCAAGACGGGCTCGAGAGAGCTGGCGTTCCCACACGGGTGCAGACCGCCATCGCCATGCAGGAGGTGGCGGAGCCTTACATCCGCCGTAAAGCCATTCGGCATCTGGAAAAGAACCGGGTGGTGGTGTTCGGCGCCGGTTGCGGAAACCCTTTCTTCACCACCGACACCACTGCGGCCCTTCGGGCCGCTGAAATCAATGCCGATGTGGTGTTCAAGGCCACCAAGGTGGATGGGGTTTACGACAAGGACCCGGCCAAGCACATCGATGCGGTGAAGCATGCACAGCTCAGCTACCAGGATGTGCTCAGCGGCGAGTTGGGGGTGATGGACAGCACCGCCATCGCCCTTTGCAAAGACAACAACATCCCGATTGTTGTTTTCAACCTGTTTGAACCTGGCAACATCGGCAGAGCCGTGGCCGGGGAACCGATCGGGTCCCGCATCGGCGACCCCGCCTAA